ATGGTTTTTCCACTCTTGGTAGCGGATTTAAAGTGTATGTAGGAGCGAATCTTGTAAATTCTTCAGATGTAAATATAGTAAGCGATACTGAAATGACTGTAAAGGTTCCTGCTCCTAAAGATACGACACTTGAGTATCAAAATATTGATATTGTCGCAGCTGACGGTTCTACTGCTACTTTAGTTGATGCTTTAAAAATAATACCTACACCTGCTGTAATTACCATAGATAATATTACTCCAAATGCAGGTTCTGTATCAGGAGGAACAAAAGTTATAATTGTAGGACAAAATTTGAGAGAAGATTTAATAGTAAAATTCGGTGGGGTTGTAGCAAAAAGTGTACAAAGCATCACTTTGCCTGGTCTTACAGCAAATCAGCGTGCTATACAAGTTACTACGCCTCCTTACAGTAAGTCCGGTCCTGTGGATGTGAGTTTAGTTGACCCTATTACAGGGTATACTGTAACCAAACAAAATGGATTTTTCTACCTTGCTGTTGAAGATACTATGGTAGTTGTTGATATGAATCCCGACCACGGATATGAAAACGGAAACACAGATGTAACACTATGGGGATTTAATTTTCAAAGAAGCGATGACCCGTCCATTTACACTGCTAATTCTGACAACACAGAGATAACTTATACCAATACAAATTACACTTACAAAGACCCTGCAACAGGAAATTTAGTAGAAGGTTCCAGAGAAAGAAAACTTTATGTCACTTTTGGCGGTAACAAAGCCCAGATAAAAAGCATATTCAATCCTGGAACAGGACAACAAACTTTGAATGTGTTGTCTCCTAGTGTGACACTTAATCCCCCTGGACAAGATATGCCAGTAGATGTGGTTGTTACAGTGGAAACGACTATAAAAGATGCTAATGGAAATGTAGTCATGCGCTACTCTGAACAGAGTTCTCCACCTACAAAATTTACTTACAATCCATTGCCTTCAAATCCCCAAATTTTAAGCATATCACCCAGTTCGGGAAGCCGTGCCGGTGGAGATACAGTGATTATTCAGGGATTTGATATAAGGCCAGGTGTAAAAGTGTACTTTGGGGATAAATTAGCTACTGTTAAAGATTTAACAACTGGTGGAGACAATAAGTCAGTGCTTACAGTTATTTCGCCACCATCTACTGCTTTGGGTTATGTAGACGTGAAAGTTGTAAATAAGGATGCGGATGCCAATAGAGGCTTTGCAATTTACTCAAAAGGCTATTATTACTATACTGCTCCTTCTATAAGCAATATTTTTACAAATTTTGGTTCAAAATATGGTGGTAACTTTATTACAATAACAGGTAGTGATTTTTATGTAGGGCAGACAGTCATAGATGGGGTGTATATGCCTAAATATCCTGATGTAAGAATTGGAAATATTCAATTAAAAGTAATTTCTGTTGAAGACAAAGATGGCAATATAATAGATGGAAAGAAACTTAACATTGGTACAAAGATTAAAGCTATAGTACCTGAAACACAAGTGCCTTATACAGTTGGATGGCAAGATATGACAATTCAAAATTACGATGGCATAAGTGGTACTGTAGGCGGAAGTGTGACTTTGCAAAATGCTTTTGAGATAAAAGATACTCAAAAGAATCCGACTATTACCTCCGTTGACCCTAATAAAGGGCCCACAAAAGGTGGCACACCTATCAAAATTTTGGGAAGCAATTTTGAAAAGGGAAGCATAGTTACAATAGATGGAGTGCAGGCAACCGTCACAAAAGTCTTAAGTGGCAATACTGAAATAGATGCGACTACTCCACCGGGGACATTGGGCAAAAAAATAGTTCAAGTTGTAAATCCTTCTGATGGCGGTACAGCGACATTAGTAGATGGATTTGAGTATCTTTTGATTGAAACAAAGCCCCAGATAACTAAAGTTGTTCCTAATTACGGCGGCAAAGGGACGCTTATATACATTTTTGGAAGCGACTTTTCACTGAAAGCTGGGGATAGCGAAGGGGCAAAAGCTTATATAGGAGATACTGTTCTTGAAAATGTGTATGTAATAAATGACACGACAATTACAGGAATAATACCTGACATGAGGTACTCTGGCCTTTACGATATAAAAGTTGTAAATCCTGATACTGCTCAAGCTGTGGCTCCCGAAAAGTTTCATTTCCTTGTACCAGAAAGTAGCCCAATAATAACTTCTGTATATCCGAACTTTGGTACAGTAAAGGGTGGTACTTCTATCTTGATTGAAGGAAGTGATTTTAGAAGGGGTGCAGAAGTATTTATAGGAGGCAACAAAGCCACAAACGTAACTGTAAGTCCTGATGGAAAGACGATAACTGCTACTACTCCTCCAGGAGTTCCAGGTAAAACTTATGTAACTGTTGTAAACTATGATGGTGGCAATTACACTTATGGACTTCATGAGGGGGAAAGCGGGTTTACATATGTTGTGCCCAACAGCCAGCCTGTCATTACAAAGATAGAACCTAATAGCGGCTCTACTTATGGAGGACAAGAAGTGACCATATGTGGTCAAGACTTTAGAATTTCTAAAGACGAAAATGGAAATATACTAAAAGATGAAAACGGCAATCCAATAGGCCCCGAAGTGTATTTTGGAAATGTCAAAGCGGAGAAGGTCACTTATATTGATTATGGAACTTTAAAAGTTATTACACCTCCTAACGCGCCTGGAAAAGTCAGAGTAACCGTTGTAAACTATGATGCAGGACTTGGCTACCTTGAGAATGGATATACCTATATTCAATCTAAACCTCAGATTAAAGAAGTTATACCTCCAAAGTTTGACAAGGCTGGAGGAACTTATAGTATTATCATAGGAAGTGATTTTGCAGTTCCTGTATATGATAACGGCAAATTAGTAGTACCGGGTTCTTCTGTTTATATTGATGGAGCTAAAGTGCATGATGTAAAAGTTGTAGACAGTACAATGATAAAATTTACTGCTCCTCCAGTGGACAAAGTAGGCATGAAGGAATTAAAGGTGGTAAATCCAGATGGAGGGACTGCTGTATTTAAAATAGAGTATGTATCTCCAAACTCACATCCTTTAATAACTTCTATAACTCCAAATAAAGGCAGTATTAATGGGGGCAATTATGTAACTATCAAGGGACAAGACTTTAGAGAAAAAGTTAAAGTATATTTTGATGCTTATGAAGCGAAAGTAGTTGCGAATACCTCTGATACTATTACTGTAATCACTCCTGCCGCAGACCCGCAGAAAGACTTAGACCGTCTTGTGGATGTGACAGTGTTTAATATTGATGACGGAGGAAGTTATACTTTAAAGGAAGCATTTATGTATATCGCTACAGAGTCCAACCCGAAGATAACTTCTATTACTCCTAATACAGGGTCTACAAAAGGAGGAGAAACAGTAACCATAACAGGTAATGACTTTAGACAAGGAGCAAGGGTGTTTTTTGGAGATGTAGAAGCTTATAATGTAATTGTGAAAAGTTATAACACGATTGTCGTGACAACCCCAGGGCATGCAGAGGGAAAAGTAGATGTAATTGTGAGAAATCCCGATTATGCAAATGCTGTTTTGCCTCAAGGTTTTACCTATGTGCAAACAGTACCGGATAATCCAGTAGGCTTTTGGGCCGAATCAATAGCCGGTAACGACCATACATTATATTTACATTGGTCAGAGGCAAAAGGAGCAAAATACTATGAAATCTATGGTAAGACAGCTAATTCGGCAGATTACAAATTCATCGCTGCAACAGATAAATTGGAGTATTACGTGACAAATCTTTTGCCAAATACTACTTACTCCTTTGCCATGAGAGCTGTAAATGATTTGGGCCCCAGTGATTTTGTATACACTTATGCTACTACTGATACTTCTTCTAACAGCAAATATGACACTTCTGTTACAGGAGTAAAAAATGACACTACTTATGCAACAGCAAACGGCTCGCTGGTCATTACATTAGGAGATGATATTTTAAATACGACTACTTATAAAATTGATTTGACAGGCAACCAATATAAAAATATAAGCAAATGGGTTATAAACATACCATCTAAAAATAAAAATAAGACTTTTACCACTATATGGGTTATAATGCCTGGATTTAATATAAAATTTACCCTTAACAGCCTCTACCTATCAGGAGATTATGACAGAATAACAATAAATAAGCTATCGGATAAGACTTATGACGAAATATCAAGAAATATGCCAAAAGGGTATAAGATATTATCTGACATTTATGACATGACTTATGAAAAAATTGACGGCGATAAAACAAGCAGTTATCCATATTTTTACAACAAAGTGAATGTAGCATTAAATGTTGACAAAAATAGACTTGGCAATAGAAATATAAGCTTTTCAAAGCTCATGTATATAACGGCTTGCATGAGTAGTGTACCATGTACGAGGCTGTCAATAAGCAATAATGGCATATCAAATATGATGGTAGATAGCGCATCGAATAATGTATTAGGTGATATATCTTATCCAGGCAGGTTAGCTGTTATTTATTGAGGAGTGAGAAAGTTGAAAAAGATATTTACAATTTTACTTACAATAATTCTATTTGTTTTAAATAGTGTTTATACTTATGCTTCGGACAATCCTGTATATTACGGTACGGACAATGTGCAAAGCATCTATTACAATATGTCCTTCAAAGATATAAAAGATAGTTTTGCTAAAAATGACATAATGAAAATGACTGCTCTTTCAGTTATTAGAGGTGGAGGAAGTCAAAAATTTTATCCTAAAAGCTATTTAAAAAGAGAAGAGGCAATAGCATATATTGTAAGACTAATGGGACTGGAAGAACAAGTACAAAAAACACCTATATCCTCCTCTACTGCAGTAGGGGGGAGTAACCCTCCTACTGCTAATTCTAATCAGACTGGGCAAAATAATGCTTCTTCTCAATCAGGTCCCAAAGTAGATTCGTGGGCACAAGGAATAATTGATGTGGCAGCGAAAAATAATCTTTTGAGGAAAGAGGATATGGCTTTGGATTTTACAGCAAATGCAACAAGAGAGGAAGTTGCTTATTGGATAGCAAAAGGATTGAATCTTGCGCCGATTTACGGAAAAGATTTACAAAAAGTTTATGCTTTTTCGGATGCTAAAAGTTTTAATACTGATTATATGCCATATATTGAAGCAGTTTTAAAAAGTGGAATAATGACAGGTTACTATGATAGTAAATTTGGACCTAAAGACAACATAACCAGAGAGCAGATGGCGTCAGTTTTGAGTAGAGCTTTTAACTTAGGGTATAATTTAATGGGCTATTCAATAATAAATGCTACAGTGCAGGATATACTTTACGAAGAGGTTGCTGGGAAAAATAGTATAAAGAAAACTTTTGTTCTTCTCAATAATAAAGGGCAAAATGAGTATATTGTGGTTCAACGAACATATTCTTCAAAAGGAATAGTTCATAATTCAGATTTTTTGACTATTAGCAATGGAGTTCCTTCTTTTTCTGATTCTATTGAAAAAGGGGATAATGTGAATTTTTATATAAGCGGTCAAAATGTGATATTTGCTGAAAAAAACCCTGTATTTCAGAGCACTTTGTACGGAGAGATAAAAGACATATCAGCTTCTAACATAACACTTACATCTGAATCAGGAGTTGAATATGTATTTTCTTATAACCCTAATACAAAAATCTATATAAATGATTATCCTGCTTCTATAAAAGATTTACGATATGGTCAAATAGCTACAGTGTACCTTAATGGTAACACGGCTTATGCAATAAATGTTGATTATGAAGATTTGGGAAGTGGGAAAATCGATACAGGCTCAAGACAAGTAACAGGAAGCATAATGGCTATAGATAAACAAGATAATGGCATAAATATTAAATTAGACAATGGACAATTTTATTCTATTGCTTATGATGTGCCTATCATAAAAGATGGAAATACTGTGTCTTTGTCTTCAATAAAAGAGGGAGACTATGTAAATTTGTATTTTGATGACCCTTATACAAATGCACCCATCAAGGTATTAGTAGAAAATGGATATCACAAAGTCTACTATATCATAAGAGGAAATCTCGGAAGTTTATTGGCTTCCAACAATTCTATTTCAATAAACAATGTGGAAAAGTATTATCAAGGTACATGGCAAAGTGCAAATAATTTTGCTTATTATCCTTTAGATGAAGCTAAAATATATTACAATGGCTTTGAGGTCAGCAAAGAAGACCTTAAAAATTACAAAGGAAATCAAATATATGCTACAGTTGAGAAGCACTTTGGAACAGATTCGATTACGTTTATAAACATAACCCCAAGTTTTACAATGAGTTACAGTGGCATTGCAAGTTTTGATACTCAATCGATGATTCTTACATTAAATGATGGCAGAAAAGTAACTGTAAACGACGGCACAATTATTTTAAAAGATGGAATGAAGATACCCTATACTTCACTTATAGGAAATAAACAAGTATATGTATCTTTTTCCCAGACGGATAGAAGCTTATATG
The sequence above is a segment of the Thermoanaerobacter ethanolicus JW 200 genome. Coding sequences within it:
- a CDS encoding IPT/TIG domain-containing protein, which encodes MKRFLSLVIAVSMILSLFPGNMSKAYGAYSPNITSVASLRLDGTMASPAKGPVDQYTDIKITGSGFVTYDTNGNVVSSVSAVYIDSPIDSNKLTILSANENTIYAKVPPASKIGLSPDTPYTIIVQRSDGQSAAIFNGFTYINNPYISKVALDNFITLVKDSNGNIISRTTKSYIRMEGSYLNDIGLAQINGETASVVSQSGSVLITTIPQNINIDPTTLYTVNVTNIYRGRSNTVQTNIYAVNQDITGLSQYTVIVGDTITIYGHGFSTLGSGFKVYVGANLVNSSDVNIVSDTEMTVKVPAPKDTTLEYQNIDIVAADGSTATLVDALKIIPTPAVITIDNITPNAGSVSGGTKVIIVGQNLREDLIVKFGGVVAKSVQSITLPGLTANQRAIQVTTPPYSKSGPVDVSLVDPITGYTVTKQNGFFYLAVEDTMVVVDMNPDHGYENGNTDVTLWGFNFQRSDDPSIYTANSDNTEITYTNTNYTYKDPATGNLVEGSRERKLYVTFGGNKAQIKSIFNPGTGQQTLNVLSPSVTLNPPGQDMPVDVVVTVETTIKDANGNVVMRYSEQSSPPTKFTYNPLPSNPQILSISPSSGSRAGGDTVIIQGFDIRPGVKVYFGDKLATVKDLTTGGDNKSVLTVISPPSTALGYVDVKVVNKDADANRGFAIYSKGYYYYTAPSISNIFTNFGSKYGGNFITITGSDFYVGQTVIDGVYMPKYPDVRIGNIQLKVISVEDKDGNIIDGKKLNIGTKIKAIVPETQVPYTVGWQDMTIQNYDGISGTVGGSVTLQNAFEIKDTQKNPTITSVDPNKGPTKGGTPIKILGSNFEKGSIVTIDGVQATVTKVLSGNTEIDATTPPGTLGKKIVQVVNPSDGGTATLVDGFEYLLIETKPQITKVVPNYGGKGTLIYIFGSDFSLKAGDSEGAKAYIGDTVLENVYVINDTTITGIIPDMRYSGLYDIKVVNPDTAQAVAPEKFHFLVPESSPIITSVYPNFGTVKGGTSILIEGSDFRRGAEVFIGGNKATNVTVSPDGKTITATTPPGVPGKTYVTVVNYDGGNYTYGLHEGESGFTYVVPNSQPVITKIEPNSGSTYGGQEVTICGQDFRISKDENGNILKDENGNPIGPEVYFGNVKAEKVTYIDYGTLKVITPPNAPGKVRVTVVNYDAGLGYLENGYTYIQSKPQIKEVIPPKFDKAGGTYSIIIGSDFAVPVYDNGKLVVPGSSVYIDGAKVHDVKVVDSTMIKFTAPPVDKVGMKELKVVNPDGGTAVFKIEYVSPNSHPLITSITPNKGSINGGNYVTIKGQDFREKVKVYFDAYEAKVVANTSDTITVITPAADPQKDLDRLVDVTVFNIDDGGSYTLKEAFMYIATESNPKITSITPNTGSTKGGETVTITGNDFRQGARVFFGDVEAYNVIVKSYNTIVVTTPGHAEGKVDVIVRNPDYANAVLPQGFTYVQTVPDNPVGFWAESIAGNDHTLYLHWSEAKGAKYYEIYGKTANSADYKFIAATDKLEYYVTNLLPNTTYSFAMRAVNDLGPSDFVYTYATTDTSSNSKYDTSVTGVKNDTTYATANGSLVITLGDDILNTTTYKIDLTGNQYKNISKWVINIPSKNKNKTFTTIWVIMPGFNIKFTLNSLYLSGDYDRITINKLSDKTYDEISRNMPKGYKILSDIYDMTYEKIDGDKTSSYPYFYNKVNVALNVDKNRLGNRNISFSKLMYITACMSSVPCTRLSISNNGISNMMVDSASNNVLGDISYPGRLAVIY
- a CDS encoding S-layer homology domain-containing protein, with translation MKKIFTILLTIILFVLNSVYTYASDNPVYYGTDNVQSIYYNMSFKDIKDSFAKNDIMKMTALSVIRGGGSQKFYPKSYLKREEAIAYIVRLMGLEEQVQKTPISSSTAVGGSNPPTANSNQTGQNNASSQSGPKVDSWAQGIIDVAAKNNLLRKEDMALDFTANATREEVAYWIAKGLNLAPIYGKDLQKVYAFSDAKSFNTDYMPYIEAVLKSGIMTGYYDSKFGPKDNITREQMASVLSRAFNLGYNLMGYSIINATVQDILYEEVAGKNSIKKTFVLLNNKGQNEYIVVQRTYSSKGIVHNSDFLTISNGVPSFSDSIEKGDNVNFYISGQNVIFAEKNPVFQSTLYGEIKDISASNITLTSESGVEYVFSYNPNTKIYINDYPASIKDLRYGQIATVYLNGNTAYAINVDYEDLGSGKIDTGSRQVTGSIMAIDKQDNGINIKLDNGQFYSIAYDVPIIKDGNTVSLSSIKEGDYVNLYFDDPYTNAPIKVLVENGYHKVYYIIRGNLGSLLASNNSISINNVEKYYQGTWQSANNFAYYPLDEAKIYYNGFEVSKEDLKNYKGNQIYATVEKHFGTDSITFINITPSFTMSYSGIASFDTQSMILTLNDGRKVTVNDGTIILKDGMKIPYTSLIGNKQVYVSFSQTDRSLYANFISVIDSVYPEYYYAKGFITSATSNSITIGNLYTSWWYQAYGYYAIQNNQWNIVGGTKTFYVGDKTYIVDNRDKDSKVIPYTELLDVKYGKSKYTSAHVYVVSQGDNAIAINIMNSTGQERVSTADVVSIDGTKLTLNNVNDWNELNGVWNLNTSLDTVDVSKTVIIKNGQAVNISSINPGDSLYIIRNGSSAVIVTVK